The genomic DNA aaaaaacaaacaaaattacatcagtaaatctctctcccttacacacacacacacacacacacacacacaaacacaaccacaggaaacaaaacacacacataattacatcaataaatctctctctctctctcacacacacacacacactgacagctaCAGGAAACAAACTACATGCAAAATGATAtcagtaaatctctctctcccttacacacacacaaccaacagctacaggaaacagaacacacataaTTACTTccgtaaatctctctctccctcaaacacacacaaacacaaacacatcacgcacgcacgcgcacatatttatacacacaggtaaacaggtAGTCACACAATGTGTCTAGGTGCTTTGGGTGTTTTAATTACCTGTGCGAAGAACAGGTTTGTAGAAAATAAGTGAGGCAGCTTCCGGAATTTCTTGCTAAGCAACATAACCGCAATAGTCCAGACctatcaaaaacacacacagacacacaggcacacacacacacacacaatcacaaacctGTTTACCTGCCAAAGGTTAACAATGACATTCATTGTTGGTAAATCAGCTTAAAATTCCCTCCAGCCAATAACACCAAACaggcacccacacccacacccacacccacccacccacacacacactctcaccaggCCGATGAGGctgatgatgctgatgttgAAGCTGACGTTCTGAAGCTCAGCGACGAGTGGAACGGCCTCCATCCAGGGGATGGTCAGTAACCATGCTGACACGTACATGATGGGCGCGGACAGGAAAGTGCTGATGACCATACCAGAGGTCACCTGGGTGTGTCGAACGAAAAGGTGGGCTAGGTGAGGTGCGTATAACGCCTGTAGACTTTTAACACGCTTCACAACGATCAGCGGTTAAACTGATGGTTAAATACACTAAATCTATAGCTCAAATGAATAGttgtcacacacatacgcacactcacacacacacggacactcacacacacatatacatatacaaaatcacacacacgcactactCACCACCTCCAGTTCCATGTTATACTGGGCAGCATAGATagccacactgggagcagtggggAAAACTCCGTAGAGGAAAGCATAGTCTGACAGACTGGAATGATTGGCTGAGTTACCAGTGTCCAGGATCTCCACCATGTCTTTACACATCAGTGGCAACACCagcctggaaaacacacacgcacacgcacacacacactgtaaaatccTAATTTTTATGGAAAATAACTCTAAATTTTTACAgtagttttctcttttttttaaattgttataCAAAGCTCTGTAAAATTACGGACATTATCTGTAAATTAACAACCCACCTATTATTGTAAGTTTTATGTCACTAATAACAAATTACAgttatttcttgtttttgtacAGAGAAAATACCATATTATTTATATAGCATTTTTACTGCTCTATTAAATTACATACAAATGTAtgtaaaatgacaatatttaCCTGCAATTAAACATGTGGCACTAAGTTTATGTCCATACTAAcctttgaatgtttttctttgtaattttaAGGTAAatctttttagtttttatatttatatatactttTACAATCAAACTCTGTAATTCTGGATTTTTTGTCACGCCGTCAAACATACtgcacagtcttttttttaaagagtgcaAAGCTGCACTGCCCTCGAGGTCGACACTTTCGGCCACGTCACGCTATGTGCACGTTTATACGCTGTAACATCAGTGCTGTCACGGTGAGTAATAGCACATGTATGCAAATGAATCAGACAACAGCAAAATGAGCAAAGACAAAGgtcaaaggaaaaacaaaaacaaaaacaaaacaaacaaacaaaaaaaacactgtcaacacacaccaTTTCATGTTTGGGAGAATAAAAACTTAACTGGCTGTTCAACATGTTAAAAGATGCTTCATAATCTTATGCAAATATTACCgttgatgaaaaaaataattaaaaagttttcttttttagggCTGTCACTTTACTGAAGCTGTTTGATCATAATTATTCGGGGAAATACCTTCAAATTAACAGTGTTTCGCTGCAAAACCTTCAATGAAGATTTCTGTAAATGTATTGTTGTTGCACTTTATTTGAGTTACGACATTTTACTTTAATGTTAcgggtttttgtttgtgtaacgAAACCAGATGGAGAAGGGTCCAAATGCAGCAGCTTCTTTCGCCAAAGGCCGCGGGGCAATCCAGAACgcacagtcaaaaacaaaagtccaaagtCAAAACCAAGAAGCCTGTCCAAAACACTAACGGACAGAGCGGGGCAGGGAGGAAAACAAGGAGTAGGAGAACACGAGGGAGAACCATTAAACCGGCAGGGAACACCAAAACAGTCAAGGAATAGCGCGGTAAGCATAGAGCATGAGTAACGAGAACatctcacagagaacacagtaaAATGGCAGGGTATATATTAGAGACAGAACAGGTGAAACTAATGTTCAGGTGATTTGGCGCGTTGAGAGTGAGAGCTGGAGTGAGCGGAGTGAACTGTGGAACTGGAGTCCATGACAGTCATTTGAccgtttttttttaacgatttttttttcttttttttaaactgtacacacacacagagtggattcacacacagagtgtcttATTGTATGTTTGTGGTTCATGAAAATCACATGTCGCAACTGTTACACATGTTTATATATCCATTCATCAATCCACATATGTCTATACAGGTATACAGAGATGTCAATCAGAACATTGCCTTCAACCCCCGACCAATTACCTTACAAATCAATTATTTCTACGATGGTTTCCTTGTATTTTATATTGGTTCACAAATGTCTAGacacctgtgcacacacacacacacacacacacacaaacacacacacatagacatacatatacacactcacagtttggCAGTGATGAGTAGGATGAGGGCCACGCCAGCAGAGCGGGTGAGTTTACGGAGCTGACCAACCATGGAGAGTCCCAGGTAAAAGAGCGCCGCCCCTCCGAATGAATTAGCCAATCCGTCCACAAATTCCCCTAGCAACGCAGGGACACGCCCACCAAGCAGGAAATGAGAGGCAATTCCCACCATGACCATGAATACGATTGGGTTTTTAAGGACctataaaacaaaaatgcatgtgtgtgcgtgcgtgtgtgtgtgcacacgtgtgtacatacgtgcatgcatttgtgatgtgtggtgtgttgtatgTACAGAGTGTTGTGCATAAGGGCAcattaaatggagagagagagagagagagagagatattaagTACTATTACTTAGATCAAAGTTGTTTTGCTGTCATAGAGcagtcatacacagaaacacgcacaaacaaaatCCTGCTAGCAGAAAAAagactaagacacacacacgcacacaaacacacacacatacacactgcagtTCTCTTTGTTACATATTAGGAATTTACCAGTGACTTCTATTTCTGTAGCTAAAGAGTAATAAGCGAACATCAACACCAGGTGAAAGAAAAGTTCCGCACTGTAAGTATTGACAATAAGGGTAATACCTTTTCTAAAAAGCAGTTTTCTCGGGCAGGGACAAGCAGAGGCTCACTAGGTCTCCATTTATCAGGAACTTATATCTCGTGGGAAAATGTGGTTTCACAGTggcccacaaacacacacagacacacacacatacacacaggctcacacagacaaaacacacacataatgcaGTGTTGCAAGAAGCTAAAAAGCTCTCACGCGCACACAGTTGACAGAttagtcacacactcacaacactggtagctgtctctctgacttacacacacacacacacacatacacacacacctgcagtaTGACTTTGGCAGTGACATGCAGTTTACTGTGGTTGTGGTCAGTGGTCTGTCTCCAGCGTTGTACCTCACACAGTGCAAAACCCACAGGGTTCAACAGCATGAGAGAGACTGGAGCAACCAGGTATATGTACTGTAAGTACTGTGGGTATGAACTCCTGTAGAGAGCatccactgacagacagagagagagagagagagagagagagagagagagagagagagaaagccttGATGTTAATGTCACTCAAggagcacacatgcacaaacacaatatttgtgtgtatgtgtatgtgtgtgtgtgcgtgtgcgtgtgcgtgtgcttgtgtgtgcatgcgtgcgtgtgtgtatgtgtgagtgtgtgtctgtgtgtgctgatttAAGACGTTCCCATCACTCACCTATAGGATAGCCCAGAGCGAAGTCATTGCTCTGAGTGGCGAATATGGCGAACAGCCCAGCTTTGCTAAACCGACTCTCCGGACTAGCGACCAGCAGAGTGAGGACGCACACCAGAACGAACACGAACACTTTAGCAAACAGCACGCTCCACAAGAACGACCAGATCACGTCGCCGAACTGCAGCTGCACCATGTTTTTGAAGAGAAGGGCGGGGAGGGCGAAAGAGGACACGAAACTCCCCAGTCCCCTGGCGTGGCCCACGTTAATGATGCCGCTGCGGCCGGCCGCGTAGCCGCACAAGATGATCCCGAAACACTCGAGAAGCGCGGGAAAGAGCCTGTCGATAGACATGGCGGGTCCCAGGAGCGGGCTGTGAGAGATGTTAAGGCCGTGCACGTTGACATAGTGACCCTCCATGGCAACGTCGTGAAGAGGTGTGCCTGGGAGTACAGTGTAGGCGGGAAACGCTCGAGGTGTCtagagagagatgctgagagAAGTGGAAGGAacgggaggagaagaggagaggagagaagagaagagaagagaagagaagagaagagaagagaagagaagtgaagaggagagaagagatgagaagggaagagaagagaagagaagagaagtgaagaggagagaagagaagagaagagaagagaagagaagagaggagtgaagagaagagaagagaagagaagagaagagaagagaaaggaagggaagggaagggaagggaagggaagggaagagaagagaagagaagagaagagaagagaagagaagagaagagaagagaagacctGTTACCACCCAacatttcatcacacacacacacacacacatccgtatACAGAGGCCGTCTAAGGTATGTCCACGTAGCTTTCAGTAATACAAATTTTGCCACATAATCAAagtcattaaatgaaataatcGAAAACGTTCGGCTATGTGAAAACATGACAGCAGTAACAAGCAACGCAGATGGCTCTTCACTGTTAGAGCTCTGTGATGCTCTGTTACTGACTGTGAAGACCGACAGAGATGGTCAAACATGTATTATTTCCTCCTTGACACTTCTAacatgggtgtgtctgttgtagtTGATAGACATCAAAGCATGCGTTCGACTTACAATGGACTTTCACATTCCATTACGGTTTTTAATTCTGAAGAACTgtcacagaaataaacagctcAGGCAACGATCTAGTTTACATCCGCATACAATacacatctctgtctgtgtggtttcgTTCTCTAGAACAGCCGCAGGAAAATTATTATCTACAAGAAGTAGCGTTTCTTACATTATTAGCAATCGGCTCTACATTACAGTGCGTTACGTTAGTCATGTTTTCTGGGCGAGAAAAACACAAGCTAACCTGTTAAATATGACATCGGAAATATAGAGACTGCACATTGCGTACCTTCAGCTCATCTTGGAAAAAAGGAGACATCAGCAAACCGTTTCAATGATCATGTCCATTTCAAATGTCTAAGCCTCCTTATTGAGAGCTATCTCGTCTCGAAACACACCTCAAGGTTCTTGTCAAGCGCAGGTTGAATTCGTTACTTTCTCGAGCGATACCGATGACATCGATAGTACCCAATTACAACTGGCCTTCCATGTTTACGGACCCAGGCTACGCCTCCTCAAAACGACGATTGGTGGAAAGACTCGTATAACCTTGACGTCTCTCACGTGTTTGAGTTAGAGGCATGCGTATGAGTGCGCTAGCTCTCAGAATAATCGTTCAGTTTACACAGGCCGCGGTTTGTTGTGACAAAACATCATCGTTTTCAGTTTACGTTTGACAGCATATTGACAGAGCCTGCTTAATTCACTCTTGTCGACATATAATGAAAATCAAATGTACGGCTCTTTATTGTGTTAGGTACAGTAAACGGCTGGACTGTGCCAACCCGTTTACATGAAAGTCACTATGAAGTCTTCCGCACGATGGCAACATATCACcgtttgactgacagcttgTAGTCTACATTAGTCTTTATAGTCCATACACAGTTAGGTATTAAAGATAAATAATTTAAACTGACGAACTTTTTGTAGACGTGCTGATAAAATAAGCACTGATTTATTGAGCTTCCAAACAGGTAGGCTGAAAAATCTGATAtctaaattctctctctctctctctctctctctccccctctccctccctccctcctgtaGAAGCATGCATTTTGATCAGGAAACTgaaattttgtctgttttgctaGTGTTTGTCATTACAAAACCACCCACACTAGGAACAAGATGGCTCAGTAAGCAAACCACAATTTTACATAGACACATTTTCCTAGCCAAGGTCTTagatttacagaaaaaaaaatgtgtttacttaATGTAACATATTAACACCTgcaggcactttttttttttgctgattttctcGCTCAGTAAGAGGGAAAATGTCAGTAATTTGGTTGTTTGAGAGTTTGTTTCTCAAACAGAAGCAAACAGAGACATCATGAGAAGTCCTTGAGGTCACCCAGAAGGACAGTCCTACTTGGAGGCCCGCCCCGTTTTGTGCTGGACTTCTCTTAGACAACAAACTGGTTTTCCCAAAGAATGCTTTCCATGGTAAGATGTCcgtaaacaaaagaaagactCCTTTGTCACTATGTTCTATAAATTACAGCtgcaaagcagagaaaaaacatccatggctgaagtgcccttgggcaaggcccTTAACCCCCGACCTCCAACTGACCCTACCCCCCTGCGCCCCCGGgcacaggtgtgctgcccactgctcctacacttagtggttgtgtgtgctcaccacTGTTGAGTaaggataggttaaatgcagaggtccaattcactgtgtgtgtgtgtgtgtgtgtgtgtgtgtgtgtgcgtgtgtgtgtgtgtgtgtgtgcgaccacagagatttaatcttttaGAAACTAATGTTTCCTCTCAGGTAGAATCTAAAGCATTAACCTAGAAGCCTTGTAACAAGAACCTGTGAGACGTCacttcacaaacattcacattgttcagacagacaaagaaaacaatctcTTTTAACGCAGTAATAACACTCCCTACTGGATGTATTACAGACTCtgattttaaaacatcaaagtaaaaaaaaaaatactgtcttTTATAATACATGTAATAACGCTTCAAActgatattacatttttttcccccaccaaaattattcatatttgtatCTAACACATTTATACCAATAGAGATGCCCCCCCATAAGGTTTATTAGAGTTTATTTATTGGTGAGTGGGATAatctgatttctcctgtctaTCAAGATCTGAAAACTCCATGCCTGAAGGTTACCACCTCCATGACCGAGAGCTTTGTAAGGAAATtgccagaaaacaaacaaacaaacacacaaaacatgaaagGGAAAGATCAAACAAAATGGCCCTGGAAAATTGATTCGAAGTGAACATAATGGAGTCCACAGACTAGAACTCCAGATACCAGCAGTGGAGTTGGTGTCAGATGAGAGACTCTTGGTCTGAGAAGAACTTCATACCTACCCCGGAATATAGAggcaactcttttttttccattcatttatttaggACACAGTTTTATCCCGAGCGACATACAAAAAAGGCGCATACAAGTTATCTAATGCAgaagtgcatgtttgtgcaagCATGGTATTCTAGCGGGAAGCGATTGTAATACAATGTTACAAGATAAAGTCTGTGTCAATATGAGATAAAATTCTCCTAAAAGATATCGCTCCAATGGTTTACTGTAAACCAAATAAGCATAAAGGCTCTCCAGTCGATGAGTGGTAAGAACAGCATGCAAAACactaaataaatacagtgaACAATACAGCAAATATAGCACAATGTAAGAAATGCTTAGTTCTGCGTGAAATTCATGTGTATGGTCCTGATGAAGGTATACTGTAAAAGGTGAGTATCTAGGTATGACATGCAGGCAGTTGCTATGGAGCACTGACTTACATAGGGACTGTGTTCCACCACTGTGTTGCGTGGTTGTTCTGTTTTGCCAATGTTGGACCAAAAGCTCCCTTTAAAGACAAAGATAAACTGGTCAAAGACCTGGTTTTCTCTGCCCGAAAGGAGACACCTCATCATGGGAACGTCCCTCAGAATGACGGCGATCCTACAAATACATCAGAGTCGTTGAAGAAATTGTCAGCTGTCCCTCAAAATGACTGCTTTGAATTGGCTGGCTCTCACTACAGCCTGTTATACCATACAAGACCGGAGAAATCGAGGATCCATTTCACCAATCTCAGATAACATCACTAATGATGATAGAGCTCCATTATTTTTGTGAGGGGAGGTTTATAAAACTCATGTAAAgtatgaatatgtaaatatgttgaAGGGGAGAAACTACACAATCGTATATATGTTAAAAATCGCTTACACGGATTATTAAAAGATACCCCCCTACCCACCCACATATGTTTTTAAATCACAGTCTAAAACTGTCTAAAATGCATCAGATTGGaagtgttattgttatttttgcttttaaagtaatattttggttttgtttttctctttttttcacacccTTCCTAGGGTGTGAATAATTCAGAAATGCAATCTAGCATGCAATGCAAAGTGTCTTCCCTCAAAGTTAACACTCCCTTGACCTTTTCATGACATTACCGCATGATGGGCTTTatagagacatacacacagatacacaatgaCGGACAGCTTTccaaagtttaatttttttttctttttttatttagaaaacCCACTGAGATAACTTTGGGATTTTACacgcaccaaaaaaaaagtgacaaaaagtCAATAACAAGAAATgtttcctcacaaaaaaaaaaaaaaagcaaataaaacaaaaaaaaacctcctgtacacacacacaaaaaaacccccttcATTACACAGCAATGTGCAACTATTAGCTCACGACTAGCTTGAAGTACCTCATTCTGTTCCGCTGTGTGTAGTAAATGGCTGTTACTACAAATAAGGGCAACTTCTCATTTCCGTGACAGGGTCCACCGCAAATATACTTCGGTTTGTCACACTCGCTCTGAGCAAACAGGGAAAGTGCtctttttgtgaaaaaaaaaaaaaagtggcaacATTTTACAGTTCTCACTATTTGCCTTAAAAGAGAAATGAccactgtgacatcataataACTGATGACGTTTCAGAACCAcgagctctgattggctgaacacTGAATAATCCATCGCCTCATGACAAACTTCAAGTCTTTGGTCCTAGAGGAACACTTTGGCCATCTGAGAGCGATACTGTTTGTGGCTTTAAGAAGCATATAACTCAACGTCAACATCTCTTCATTAATGACTGGCACACATGGTCTTATGCCATAGCACTGACGTAATAGCAAGCGCAAGGCAATTGCTACTGGTTAAACTTGTTCGTTTTACTGGTTCTTTAGAAGTTCTAacagagagtctctctctctctctctctctctctctcatacaaatTCTACCATCATAAGTTCCATGGGGGGGATAAAAACGTTGGTAGCTTTTCCAtgttttcatgaaatattttcctCTATATAGACATTCGCTCTGCTGTTTATGAATACGTAGATATCTGAGGatacacagaattttttttaaaaatttttttaaaaaaggcaagTCAACGCACAAGATTACCACAGCGTGCAACTTTTAATACGTGTGCAGGGCAACTGAAATGCAAAACCGCACAGTAATACTGCACCGAATGGAAGTGAACATGAACCAAAAAGAGTAACATAAAATTCCTTCAACATAAGGATATATTTTAGGCACTTCGCAgtaatacacaaatatatatatatatattttttttttttttaaccttcatTGCATAGATACAAAATTAAAGCTTTCATCATCCAACAGATACCAGCCCATCAAAAAAGTAAACATATCCATTCAGTTACGTATATATAACTAATATAGGCACTGACTCCTGAGAAATAGCTCAAAGAGAAACCACATAACAAAAACTCAGACTTTCTAGACTTTTGCAAACACAGTCTATGTTAAGGGTAAAGCCTTTGCTAGCAGCAACTCTGAAACTGCTGTTGTTTAATATTAAGCTTAAAAACAAATTTAGTTCAAGTTCAGTTTGACTCTGAACGAAAACATGGAATGGCAGAAAACATAAGAGACGATTCGTTAATAAAGCTGGCCCCTCTCGGAAAAGACCGGAACGGCGACCTTTAGGCGTGGACTCATCGTCAAACGTTGATCACGTTTTGAAACAGATGTGCCCGGCTGAGAGCTAACCAACGATGATGACGAAAACCCACCAATCAATGGAGCAAGTTCGGATGGAGAGCTTACACAACAAAGGAACTTGTCACTGAATGATATGCGAGAAAATAAGAGAACCAATAAAAGGGGAAGTACAGTGCAAGTGGGAGGGGCCATAGAGAAGCTGATGAAGAAACAGGAAGTGCAACGAGAGCGGACTGGTTATGTGACATAAAAACAATAACTGAACTGGGACTCGCAAGGACATTTCCTCCATGCCAacttctttctcacacactcagaaaccCCAGCTATTGAAAAAGGTtatgaaaagaaaggaacatTAGCTATTATTAACAACAGAAATATGACTAAGGCGCTTAGCGGTGACATACTGCCTGGGTAGAGCGACAAGTCGAGGAACAAATGTCGCAGGTGACGCGGTGACATCATCAAGAACACTCTACGACATCATAGAGAGTCATTTTCATGAACACCAGTGGATAGCGGTAACCATGGTGATTGCAGGGTGGAAAGGATGGCAAAGAATGAAAAAGCTGAAGAAGCGACCGTTTTTTTCTGGGCGTGGCCAGGCCGGGGGGCAGGGCACCCCTGAGCAACCAATTAGATATTCTTCACCTGGGGATGGGAGGCAAGGGTGGTGcacctctttcctttttccctgaacctggaaaaaaaaaagtcacacacaaacacacacacacgaaaagaaacaaagatgaGTAAAATGAACATAATGcttcaattaaaaaagaaaacaaaaagttttggGTGGAGCCAATAGTAATACAGTGAGGAAAAATCCTGATTGGTCACCTCGGTTGTCATTCTTGACCATCTTGCTGGGATAGGTCTTCTGAAAGGGGACGTAAGGCTCAGGAGGTGGAAGATCGGAAACGGGTCGGAAACTGAATCGAGATTCCCATTCATCTAGaagaagacagaacaaaaacaaacagaagctcCCGTTAATTACTGAGGGGCAGTATTGTTGTAGTGGTACAGTAAGCAACCCTGGAagattgtgagtgtgtaaacCAAAAATGACTGTTCATTGGAGACGCTGAGCAACAGGTGTGTAACCATTGGCAACAGGTGTGTAACCACTGGCACATTACGAGTtaacagtaattttttttctggaagaaaGATCAGTTCAGTGAACACACAGAACTGAAGTACTTCCCAAATCCATTCCCCAAAAAGCCTCACTAGTGTAAACATCTTTCTTTTGACCTAGCATGCCTCAGTGAAGACTGAACGTTCAGTTTCTGGAGAAAGACACTGGTGTGAacgacagacagtcagagagaaagaaaaagagagagagagctcaccAGCATGCTGGCTCTGGCTGTGGTATCCATTGCccattggtggtggtggaggaggtggtccTCCGGCTGCAGGTCTGTCCGGAGGGAGTGGGGGTCTGCTGCCACCCCGTGGGGCTTCTGTGCCAGGGCGGCTAGGGGGGGGAGGGACCGGCGAAGACCTCATGCTGCCTCCGCTCGGACGACCAGGCGGGGGTGGGAGAGGCCCTGTggacaaatcacaaaaaaaaaaaaaagcaaacccGTCTGTCACATCTGTCGTTACAGAATTCCGAGTATTCCGGAGGGGTTACAGTTGAAGCCCGGAGCGTACCTGAGCGCCCTGCGGCGTTTCGGCCCAAGGGGGGCGGTCTTTCGGTCGGGGGCGGCGGCAGGGGGCCCGACCGGCCAGGGGGAGGGGCGGGAGCGTGGGAGTTGAGCGACAGATTCCTCTGGGGGAGACGTGGCGTGTTTTCATCGGTCGGGGGCGGTGCCGGGCGGCCCGGGGGCAGCGGAGGGGCGGAATTTGAGGCGGAACGGGACAGGGCTGCAGAAGAGGGAGGCGGAGGAGGCTTACTGCTAAAGGAAGGAGGAGGCGGCGGGGGCGGGCTGTCccgagggagaggtagagacgGCCGGTTGCTGACGGGAACGGGCGGCGGACGATCCTCCGCGGCACGGTTGGgggcaggggggagggggggtcggCTAGAGTGCGGCACGGGGGGAGGGGGCGCAGGGAACGAGGACTGACGCGATAAACCGGCTGGGGGAACGGGAGGAGGTGCGGCCTGGCGGCCCGGAGGAGCCGGGGGAGGAGGCGCCGGCGCTGAGCTGGGGGGCCGGGATCCTCCGGGCAAAGGAGGCGGGCCGCGGTTCTGTGGAGTGCTCTGATTGGGCCGTGGAGTGTTGGGGACGGGCGGGGGCAGCCCAGACGGCGTCTCGGGGCGAGGGGGAGTCATCCGGGGGCGGGGAGAGTCGGAGGCGTCATTCCGGGGGACGGGCAGACGGGGCGCAGAGCTGCCACCTCCTCCAAAAGGACGAGGTCCTGCACTTCGAGCaccaggggggagagagggaggtctCACACTCCCAGAGTCTGAGAGACCAATGGAGAAACAAAAGTGGGAGTGAGCAGAATGtcaaacaattaaaaagaataacaaaatgcaaataactatatatattaaaacaaaaacacacacacacacacacaataagtaCTTTCTCTTGGCATAACTGACACGGTTGGACTAGCACTGcctcatgttgtt from Chanos chanos chromosome 8, fChaCha1.1, whole genome shotgun sequence includes the following:
- the wipf1b gene encoding WAS/WASL-interacting protein family member 1: MPVPPPPPAPPPPTFAVANTEKPVLNKSEQQGRSALLSDITKGARLKKAVTNDRSAPILDKPKGGGGGGGGGGGGGGGGGGGGGGFGGGAPGGLGGLFQGGMPKLRSTRDDSGSVRPPSLPPGARSAGPRPFGGGGSSAPRLPVPRNDASDSPRPRMTPPRPETPSGLPPPVPNTPRPNQSTPQNRGPPPLPGGSRPPSSAPAPPPPAPPGRQAAPPPVPPAGLSRQSSFPAPPPPVPHSSRPPLPPAPNRAAEDRPPPVPVSNRPSLPLPRDSPPPPPPPSFSSKPPPPPSSAALSRSASNSAPPLPPGRPAPPPTDENTPRLPQRNLSLNSHAPAPPPGRSGPLPPPPTERPPPLGRNAAGRSGPLPPPPGRPSGGSMRSSPVPPPPSRPGTEAPRGGSRPPLPPDRPAAGGPPPPPPPMGNGYHSQSQHADEWESRFSFRPVSDLPPPEPYVPFQKTYPSKMVKNDNRGSGKKERGAPPLPPIPR
- the gpr155b gene encoding integral membrane protein GPR155, coding for MEGHYVNVHGLNISHSPLLGPAMSIDRLFPALLECFGIILCGYAAGRSGIINVGHARGLGSFVSSFALPALLFKNMVQLQFGDVIWSFLWSVLFAKVFVFVLVCVLTLLVASPESRFSKAGLFAIFATQSNDFALGYPIVDALYRSSYPQYLQYIYLVAPVSLMLLNPVGFALCEVQRWRQTTDHNHSKLHVTAKVILQVLKNPIVFMVMVGIASHFLLGGRVPALLGEFVDGLANSFGGAALFYLGLSMVGQLRKLTRSAGVALILLITAKLLVLPLMCKDMVEILDTGNSANHSSLSDYAFLYGVFPTAPSVAIYAAQYNMELEVVTSGMVISTFLSAPIMYVSAWLLTIPWMEAVPLVAELQNVSFNISIISLIGLVWTIAVMLLSKKFRKLPHLFSTNLFFAQLSVCVCMILWKFVVRQENVLAQILTFTLLYGSLYSTYLWTGLLAFSLALLKKNEQLKVPPLVFIILGWGIPFLIVGVLLVTGQRMSDSPDSAFFYGKRQIVCSVVVLCCSLVLAGLSLMGLGRGSQEEQSYQALGQSSLSGTDEDLRPPSHLENQTSEEAGTTRHTGSNRDGHWSEPEMIINHLHDSTDSLQGQGVALTEASSSVRSHEERQVPRHVLLCLLLIVSLLANLSSCLWWLLNTDPGRLYLELQFFCAVANYGQGFISFGLFGLDEHLIIVPFKKRLASLWGGAEVNNPSSAAVTEEVRLTCTHFVRYHKDQCVQDIIHRRRCADCFMGSMLLGVGAWPAIEVRPYPMALREGGKADSHRPPQSFLRFL